In the genome of Chryseobacterium sp. 52, the window TTTAGTTTTTGGATGTACTTTTTGAACAGATTATAACGTAGAAAAATAGTTGGATTGTAGGTAATTGTAAATAAAAAAAGCATTAACCTTTTGAAAGATTAATGCTTTTTTATGTGAGCGCGTCAGGATTCGAACCTGAGACCGTCTGCTTAGAAGGCAGATGCTCTATCCAGCTGAGCTACGCACCCATTAAATAATTTTGAGAAAATTACTAAAACAGTCGGGGCGGCAGGATTCGAACCTGCGACCTCCTGGTCCCAAACCAGGCGCGATGACCGGACTACGCTACGCCCCGAATTATAGTTGTAAGAAAAAGAATGCGGAGGGTAAGGGATTCGAACCCTTGCGACGCTTGCACGTCGACAGTTTAGCAAACTGCTCCATTAACCACTCTGGCAACCCTCCTTTTATCTTATTTTTTAATGATCGTTGTTCCGTTATTGCGAGTGCAAATATAGAACAGATTTCTTTATTTACCAAATAAATTTCAAGAAAAATTTGCGTATTTTTGAGGTGATAAATGATTAAAAAAATAAACTGATGCGTAAGACATTATATATCATCGGATTAAGTACATTTGTTTTTTCGTGTACTTCTCAACAAAATGTAAAAAAAAACACTTACAAGCCAAAAACCCCGGTATCACAGGCAAAACCTGTAGCTAAAACTCCGGTTGCTGAAACTCCGAAGCCAAAAATTACCAACGATCATGGTGTTGAATTTTTTACAACCAATATTGGTGATGCGGCAAAAAATGACAATACGATAAGTTACGGTTCTATTGTTTCTGCAAAACCAGTCGGATATAAAGTGGTAAAGACTTATTTCCCTTCTGTGGCACAGAACTTCAGACAGCGCTATCTTATATTACACTATACGGCACTTAATGATGAAAGATCTGTTACCGCTCTTACCCAGCAGGGGGTGAGTGCCCATTATCTGGTAAATAATACCGGAGACAATGAGATTTACCAGTTGGTAGATGAAAACAAACGTTCTTATCATGCAGGAGTAAGTGCCTGGAGAAATGACAAAAATCTTAATGATAACTCTATAGGAATTGAGATTGTGAATACAGGCTATACCACAGATGCTTCTGGAAAAAGAACATTTGCACCTTTCAGTGAAGAACAGGTGAAAAAAGTAGCTGCTCTGGCCAAAGATATTGCTGTCAGGTACCAGATACC includes:
- a CDS encoding N-acetylmuramoyl-L-alanine amidase is translated as MRKTLYIIGLSTFVFSCTSQQNVKKNTYKPKTPVSQAKPVAKTPVAETPKPKITNDHGVEFFTTNIGDAAKNDNTISYGSIVSAKPVGYKVVKTYFPSVAQNFRQRYLILHYTALNDERSVTALTQQGVSAHYLVNNTGDNEIYQLVDENKRSYHAGVSAWRNDKNLNDNSIGIEIVNTGYTTDASGKRTFAPFSEEQVKKVAALAKDIAVRYQIPATNVLAHSDIAPTRKQDPGPMFPWKKLYDEYQIGMWYDEAAKQNFLTLAQADFTVRYSDPSFIFLIQTTLQKFGYYLDLSGKWDDATKKTIEAFQYHFRPQNYDGIMDAETWAILQALNQKYPAK